The following are encoded in a window of Sminthopsis crassicaudata isolate SCR6 chromosome 5, ASM4859323v1, whole genome shotgun sequence genomic DNA:
- the LOC141542686 gene encoding olfactory receptor 2A1/2A42-like — translation MENNKTTVTDFILLGFLVSPEMHLVLFGLFFLLYTFTLLGNGVILGLIRLDSRLHTPMYFFLSQLAIVDISYASNTVPELLANLLDSAKPISFAGCIMQTYLFMTFAHIECLLLVMMSYDRYVAICHPLRYTLLMSWRMCGALTITSWVCGSLLALVHVLLLLRLPFCGPREINHFFCEILSVLKLACADIRLNKLVIFVACVFILVGPLSLVLISYTRILGAILRIQSGEGRKKAFSTCSSHLCVVGLFFGSAIITYMAPNTKNSEEQQKILFLFYSFFNPTLNPLIYSLRNAEVKGALSRLRKKERQG, via the coding sequence ATGGAGAATAACAAGACCACAGTGACAGATTTCATTCTCCTGGGATTTCTTGTTAGCCCTGAGATGCACCTGGTTCTCTTTGGACTTTTCTTCCTACTCTACACCTTCACTCTGCTAGGAAATGGAGTCATCTTGGGGTTGATTCGTCTTGATTCCAGACTCCACACTCCCATGTACTTCTTCCTCTCACAACTGGCTATTGTTGACATCTCTTATGCTTCAAACACAGTCCCTGAACTTCTGGCAAATCTTTTGGATTCAGCTAAGCCCATCTCCTTTGCAGGTTGCATAATGCAGACCTATCTCTTTATGACATTTGCCCACATTGAATGTCTTCTATTGGTAATGATGAGCTATGATCGGTATGTGGCCATCTGCCATCCACTCAGATACACCCTCCTTATGAGCTGGAGAATGTGTGGGGCACTTACTATCACATCCTGGGTATGTGGATCTCTGCTGGCATTGGTCCATGTGCTTCTCCTCCTTAGGCTGCCCTTCTGTGGACCTCGAGAAATCAACCACTTCTTCTGTGAAATCCTATCTGTACTGAAACTTGCCTGTGCAGACATAAGGCTCAACAAATTGGTTATCTTTGTTGCTTGTGTGTTTATCTTAGTTGGACCCCTCAGCTTAGTCCTAATCTCCTACACACGTATTCTTGGTGCTATTTTGAGAATTCAGtcaggggaaggaagaaagaaagcctTCTCCACCTGTTCCTCCCACCTCTGTGTAGTTGGGCTTTTCTTTGGTAGTGCCATAATCACTTACATGGCCCCTAATACCAAGAACTCTGAGGAGCAACAGaaaatacttttcttattttacagcttCTTTAATCCTACCCTAAATCCTTTAATCTATAGTCTGAGAAATGCAGAGGTAAAGGGTGCCCTGAGCAGATTGCGTAAAAAGGAGAGACAAGGTTAA